Proteins from a genomic interval of Acetobacterium woodii DSM 1030:
- a CDS encoding peptidoglycan DD-metalloendopeptidase family protein, whose amino-acid sequence MEKFILFSVIKDDNLRNVIIGAIVSVVTIIMILILFVVYILTAPIALLNELVTNPEMLATILSFKSEYQYLIAGSGGIYGWPLSEEYPIDESDPTNLFGTRVHPIYGDVRFHSGVDIQAPNGSECYAIGNGTVIQTGDSGGWGYIVELDLGKNSRGQTITCKYCHLTPGSINVKIGDPVKRGQVLALTGCTGNTQGGHIHFEMKEDGEYCDPLKYISIGGGNYGDLDLFYHCVEAEAGGEPYEGKIAVAQCIIYSSQRKGVSLDDAITAQGQYSCVSDGRIYDVSPSAESIKAADEALAGKRVLEEGTEYFINYKTAEISWWHQTLKLTGTIGNHTFYKSW is encoded by the coding sequence ATGGAAAAATTCATATTATTTAGCGTCATTAAAGACGATAATTTACGGAATGTCATCATCGGAGCAATTGTTTCGGTGGTGACGATTATTATGATATTGATCCTTTTTGTGGTATATATCCTAACCGCACCAATTGCTTTACTTAACGAGCTGGTAACGAATCCGGAAATGCTGGCAACAATCCTTTCCTTTAAATCCGAGTATCAATATTTAATTGCCGGTTCCGGTGGTATTTACGGCTGGCCGTTATCTGAAGAATACCCGATTGATGAATCCGATCCGACTAACCTTTTCGGAACACGGGTGCATCCAATTTACGGGGATGTTCGTTTTCATTCCGGAGTGGATATTCAAGCTCCAAATGGCAGCGAATGTTATGCGATTGGTAACGGGACCGTAATTCAAACCGGAGACTCCGGCGGTTGGGGATATATTGTTGAATTGGATTTAGGCAAAAACAGCCGAGGACAGACGATCACGTGTAAATATTGTCATTTAACACCCGGCAGCATTAACGTTAAGATCGGTGATCCGGTTAAACGGGGGCAGGTTTTAGCCTTGACGGGTTGCACCGGGAATACCCAGGGTGGACATATACATTTTGAAATGAAGGAAGATGGAGAATACTGTGATCCGCTTAAATATATCAGTATTGGTGGCGGAAATTACGGCGATCTGGATTTATTCTACCATTGCGTCGAAGCTGAGGCTGGTGGCGAACCGTATGAGGGCAAAATTGCGGTTGCTCAGTGCATTATTTACTCATCTCAGCGAAAAGGTGTTTCACTGGATGACGCCATTACCGCACAAGGTCAGTATTCCTGTGTATCAGATGGGCGTATCTATGACGTTTCCCCTTCGGCCGAGTCCATCAAAGCAGCAGATGAAGCCCTAGCCGGGAAGCGCGTTCTGGAGGAAGGCACCGAATATTTTATTAATTATAAAACGGCTGAAATTAGCTGGTGGCATCAAACCCTCAAATTAACCGGGACGATTGGAAATCACACATTTTATAAAAGTTGGTAG
- a CDS encoding leucine-rich repeat protein, with translation MRKGKFESSSESDSVFKVGEFYRMFGTEGLVMAVSDQNDVLFNTGREFVWGINVEMESERDQLIWDKAYYFEEYAIVPPVEELKKYRNHPGAIINGFAYAIDEVNRCAVLYSSNFPDEIAPIDQLETIPSTVEYQDQSYPVTAVADWAFYQNKQITDLALPDSIKSIGNYAFAKSDLKRLEMPAEVEKGKDIFFKCQQLIKPQRDNYQESEIKRADLDHLYNCIEKAERDGAQTHNRLWHHNAMQQMNVLYTQYLNQCDLQNHYKALEQLDPQSQEYQDLSEKIKTWELDDASLVAEQNLIKQHEIDNGHESHEDAYEPDM, from the coding sequence ATGAGAAAAGGAAAATTTGAAAGTAGTTCTGAAAGCGATTCCGTGTTTAAGGTTGGTGAGTTTTATCGAATGTTTGGTACCGAAGGTCTTGTGATGGCAGTTAGTGATCAGAATGATGTCCTTTTTAATACCGGCAGGGAGTTTGTCTGGGGGATCAACGTGGAAATGGAGTCTGAACGTGATCAACTAATCTGGGATAAAGCTTATTATTTCGAGGAATATGCGATTGTGCCACCAGTTGAAGAATTAAAAAAATATCGAAATCATCCCGGGGCTATTATAAATGGATTTGCTTATGCGATCGATGAGGTTAATCGCTGTGCTGTTTTATACAGCTCGAATTTCCCCGACGAAATAGCACCAATCGATCAGCTTGAGACAATTCCTTCGACGGTTGAATATCAGGATCAGAGCTATCCGGTAACAGCGGTGGCTGATTGGGCATTTTATCAGAATAAACAGATAACGGATCTGGCGCTGCCGGATTCGATTAAAAGCATTGGCAATTATGCATTTGCCAAGTCTGATCTTAAACGTTTGGAAATGCCAGCTGAAGTTGAAAAAGGAAAAGATATTTTCTTTAAGTGCCAGCAGTTGATAAAGCCGCAAAGGGATAATTATCAGGAATCAGAAATAAAAAGAGCAGACCTGGATCATCTCTATAACTGTATTGAAAAGGCCGAGCGCGATGGTGCTCAAACGCATAATCGATTGTGGCATCACAACGCAATGCAGCAAATGAATGTGTTATATACGCAGTATTTAAACCAGTGTGATTTACAAAATCACTACAAGGCACTTGAACAATTAGATCCCCAAAGCCAGGAGTATCAAGATTTATCCGAGAAGATAAAAACATGGGAACTGGATGATGCGTCTCTGGTAGCCGAGCAAAATTTAATAAAGCAGCATGAAATTGATAACGGCCATGAATCGCATGAAGATGCTTATGAACCGGATATGTGA
- a CDS encoding ASCH domain-containing protein has translation MKVLLSIKPAFVRKIVDGSKKFEYRKQIFKESVETVVIYATKPVGKIIGEFKIKAIIKDKPENIWKDTIEFSGISKQYFDEYFLGRNEAFAIGISDFKEYDSPIDPYVIYDNFTAPQSYRYWR, from the coding sequence ATGAAAGTATTATTATCAATTAAACCAGCGTTTGTCAGAAAAATAGTTGATGGAAGTAAAAAATTTGAATATCGAAAACAGATTTTCAAAGAATCGGTAGAGACAGTGGTTATTTACGCAACGAAACCAGTTGGAAAAATCATTGGTGAGTTTAAAATTAAGGCGATTATTAAGGACAAACCAGAAAATATTTGGAAGGATACAATAGAATTTTCTGGAATATCCAAACAGTATTTCGATGAATACTTTTTAGGTCGAAATGAAGCATTTGCGATCGGAATTTCAGATTTTAAAGAATATGATTCACCAATAGACCCATATGTAATTTATGATAACTTTACAGCTCCACAGTCTTATCGGTACTGGCGTTAA
- a CDS encoding ArdC-like ssDNA-binding domain-containing protein encodes MAKYQKRSPEEIKKELESYNQKILDLGENFKRDPSAMADYFAFGAKFYQYSAKNQLLVYLQNEHASFVGSYKFFQNQGYQVQKGERGMKIFTPVKCSYFYRTGEKQSTPLKDATKYERELINQGIIEVKSTVRFKLGTVFDIAQTNCPPENYPKLFDFGEQSYDHARVFNKLKSYCELQGFPVEDIGMRSITLRGTFTPDTKEIKLNEKLQDTQKLGTFLHEMAHAFLEHGFSDDHCSVHDHMHEFEADGLGIMLLTRFGFDITEPMKDHLSSHYQLFLSEVDQLGDDSKKKEFTIDKSLDRINTVYKEHIDNLEMILEDENDYAKKAENDRSDSEKMTEYEDEDELEM; translated from the coding sequence ATGGCCAAATATCAAAAGCGGAGTCCGGAGGAAATTAAAAAAGAACTGGAAAGTTACAATCAGAAGATCCTTGATTTGGGAGAGAATTTTAAGCGTGATCCGTCAGCAATGGCGGATTACTTTGCGTTTGGGGCGAAGTTTTATCAATATAGCGCCAAGAATCAGCTTTTAGTTTACCTTCAGAATGAACATGCTTCCTTTGTGGGAAGTTATAAATTCTTTCAAAACCAGGGTTATCAGGTGCAAAAAGGTGAAAGGGGCATGAAAATCTTTACGCCGGTGAAATGTTCTTATTTTTATCGGACTGGAGAGAAGCAGTCAACGCCATTAAAAGACGCAACCAAATATGAACGGGAACTAATTAATCAGGGCATTATTGAAGTTAAATCGACAGTTCGCTTTAAACTGGGAACAGTTTTTGATATTGCCCAAACAAATTGTCCGCCGGAAAATTACCCGAAACTTTTTGATTTTGGGGAGCAATCCTATGATCATGCGCGCGTCTTTAATAAGTTGAAATCCTATTGTGAGCTTCAGGGATTTCCGGTTGAAGATATCGGAATGCGTTCGATCACGTTGCGGGGGACCTTTACGCCGGACACAAAAGAAATCAAATTGAATGAAAAATTGCAGGATACCCAAAAACTGGGAACGTTTCTGCATGAAATGGCCCATGCTTTTTTAGAGCATGGGTTTTCTGATGATCATTGCTCTGTCCATGACCACATGCATGAATTTGAAGCCGATGGTTTGGGGATTATGCTGTTGACGCGATTTGGCTTTGATATTACGGAGCCAATGAAAGACCATTTATCGTCGCATTATCAGTTATTTCTAAGTGAAGTGGATCAGCTTGGTGACGATTCGAAAAAGAAAGAATTTACCATTGATAAGTCCCTGGATCGAATTAATACGGTGTACAAAGAACACATTGATAACTTGGAAATGATTCTTGAAGACGAAAATGATTATGCTAAGAAAGCTGAAAATGACCGTTCGGATAGTGAAAAAATGACTGAGTATGAAGATGAGGACGAATTGGAAATGTGA
- a CDS encoding Fic/DOC family protein, producing MTDKKQFATYLEIEETKDINQKEKYWKTGFGLNKIDYLEPSTYLTQDLLPEHLAGKLSYQEVENALVNHYQALPADEQVIKERECDIVSTRIASLLDNSGFVLSPASLKGIHRYLFKNILPVDWIGSFRQKNIYKKEPILNGESVSHANYFMIEDTLTYDFEMEKKKNYVNMTALEKIQNIAGFASSIWQVHPFREGNTRTVAVFMVQYLNVLGFQVNNDPFEDNALYFRNALVRSNYSNQVKNISHTDAYLIKFFENLLFDQEQPLSNQEMQLIDEYEKENDWELEM from the coding sequence ATGACGGATAAAAAACAATTTGCTACTTATCTGGAAATCGAGGAAACCAAAGATATCAACCAGAAAGAAAAATACTGGAAGACGGGTTTTGGACTTAATAAGATTGATTATCTGGAGCCATCTACCTATTTGACACAAGACTTACTACCAGAACACTTGGCTGGCAAGTTATCTTATCAGGAGGTTGAAAATGCCTTAGTCAACCATTATCAAGCGTTGCCAGCAGATGAACAGGTGATCAAAGAACGAGAATGTGATATAGTCTCGACCCGGATTGCTTCCCTTCTGGATAATTCTGGATTTGTGTTAAGCCCGGCATCACTAAAAGGCATTCATCGGTATCTCTTTAAAAATATTTTGCCGGTGGACTGGATCGGGTCATTCAGACAGAAAAATATTTATAAAAAAGAGCCGATTCTAAATGGTGAGAGCGTTTCTCATGCCAATTATTTTATGATTGAAGATACCCTTACTTATGATTTTGAGATGGAAAAAAAGAAGAATTACGTCAACATGACAGCGCTGGAAAAGATTCAAAACATCGCTGGATTTGCTTCTTCCATCTGGCAGGTTCATCCCTTTCGGGAAGGAAACACCCGAACGGTGGCGGTATTTATGGTGCAATATCTAAATGTTTTAGGTTTTCAGGTAAATAATGATCCCTTCGAGGATAATGCGCTTTATTTTAGAAATGCCCTAGTACGGTCTAATTATAGCAATCAAGTAAAAAACATCAGTCATACCGATGCCTACCTGATTAAGTTCTTTGAGAATCTGCTCTTTGATCAGGAGCAGCCACTATCGAATCAGGAAATGCAGCTTATTGATGAGTATGAAAAAGAGAATGACTGGGAACTAGAAATGTAA